CAACGGTTGCTCCAACAGCACAACACCGAGCCCATGCAGGCGCGCGGCATAATCCGTCAAATGATCCATGGTCCAGGATTGATTGGGATCGACGATCAATTTTGAATTCGGCGCCGCATTATGCACTGCTTCGAGGATGGCCATATCGTCTCCATCGCCGCCGACCTTGATTTTTAACAGCGGGAAATCACGCAACGAGCGGGCACGATCCGCATAGCCTTTGACATCACGAATGCCAATGGTTTGCGCACAGACCACTGTCTCGAAAGACGAGAGCCCGGCAAGCTTCCAGGCCGGTTGGCCGGAGGTTTTCGCTTCATAATCCCACAGGGCCGCATCCACAAGATTCCGTGCGCCCCCCACCGGCAGAAGATCAAGAAGGTCCTGTCGTGTGAGGCCCTTCTGAATGTCATCCTGAATAGCGGAGACAGCGGTGATTATGCTGTCGGGTGTTTCACCTTCGTAATTGATGCCGCAGGCTTCCCCATGAGCAATGACACCACCAGGTCCGCGCAGCTCCAGATAGGCGGCCTCCACATGCGTGATCTCTCCGCGTGAAATTTTAAACGGCTCGGACAGGCTCCAGGATAATGTTTTGAGCGTGATCCCAATCATCCCATTGCCCTCACCGCATTCACCACCGGCGAGAGATCACTACGCATGGGATCGAAACAGGGCAGGCCCACATAAGTCGCAATATTGATCATAAGAGTTGCGGCTTCGGCTTCAGTATACGAGGAGCTGTTGACCGCAACGGCGATGAATTCAGCCTTTGGATTGGTCAGTTTCGCCAAAAGGCTATAGGCCGCTATGGCCTCGCGCAGATCGTGGATCGGAAAATCCGGATAACCGGCGATATGTCGGCGGCTCGGGTCGTGACATAAAATCATGGCATCCGGCTGAGAGCCATGCAGCAAGCCCACGGTTACCCCGGCATAAGCCGGATGAAATAATGAACCTTGACCTTCGATCACATCCCAATGATCGGGATCATTATCCGGCGACAAGGTTTCAACAGCGCCGCAAAGGAAATCCGAGATGACCGCATCCACGGCCACACCGCTGCCGGCGATCATAATTCCGGTCTGCCCAGTGGCCCGGAAATCCGCAGCAATGCCCTGATCCTGCAAGGCCCTGGTGATGGCCAGCGCAGCATATTTTTTCCCAAGCGCGCAATCCGTCCCCACCGTCAGCAAACGTTTGCCGGTTCTTTTGCGCCCCGTACCAATGGGAAATTTACTGTCATTATGGCGCACATCGTGAAGCATGCAGCCATGGGCCTCAGCCAATTCCGTCAGGCCAGGAATTTCTGCAAGGCGGCTATGCATACCACTTACAATATCGAGACCGGCCCGCAGTGCCTGTTCAAGATAGGGCACCCAGCTTTTCGGGATCGCTCCGCCGACTGGCGCCACACCGATCAAAAGCGACCGCGCGCCAGCCTGTTGGGCAACATCGGGGCTCATCACATCGAGGCCGAGATCAACCGCTGTGCCCTCTATCGACCATTGAGCGATACAATCCTCAGGCGTCCAATCCCGAACCCCAAAGGCCGTTTTCGCATAAGCAGATTCTTTGATATCGCCTAAAAATAACAGATAGGGCTTTCGAATAATCACCATAAACAATCTCTTTATATTATGTATTTCGAAGGGTGGCTTTGTTAAGCAGACGATTT
This DNA window, taken from Govania unica, encodes the following:
- a CDS encoding dipeptide epimerase, whose translation is MIGITLKTLSWSLSEPFKISRGEITHVEAAYLELRGPGGVIAHGEACGINYEGETPDSIITAVSAIQDDIQKGLTRQDLLDLLPVGGARNLVDAALWDYEAKTSGQPAWKLAGLSSFETVVCAQTIGIRDVKGYADRARSLRDFPLLKIKVGGDGDDMAILEAVHNAAPNSKLIVDPNQSWTMDHLTDYAARLHGLGVVLLEQPLPVDGDAELEGLRYSIPICADESIHDRSELMALRGKYDAINIKLDKTGGLTEALALARDAQQAGFQLMVGCMAGSSLAMAPGAIIAQLCGFVDLDGPLLQSTDWEHAIDYDSGYMMPVPRVLWG
- a CDS encoding DUF1611 domain-containing protein translates to MVIIRKPYLLFLGDIKESAYAKTAFGVRDWTPEDCIAQWSIEGTAVDLGLDVMSPDVAQQAGARSLLIGVAPVGGAIPKSWVPYLEQALRAGLDIVSGMHSRLAEIPGLTELAEAHGCMLHDVRHNDSKFPIGTGRKRTGKRLLTVGTDCALGKKYAALAITRALQDQGIAADFRATGQTGIMIAGSGVAVDAVISDFLCGAVETLSPDNDPDHWDVIEGQGSLFHPAYAGVTVGLLHGSQPDAMILCHDPSRRHIAGYPDFPIHDLREAIAAYSLLAKLTNPKAEFIAVAVNSSSYTEAEAATLMINIATYVGLPCFDPMRSDLSPVVNAVRAMG